The proteins below are encoded in one region of Danio rerio strain Tuebingen ecotype United States chromosome 12, GRCz12tu, whole genome shotgun sequence:
- the mprip gene encoding myosin phosphatase Rho-interacting protein isoform X3, translating to MSSAKENTCRKFQANIFNKSKCQNCFKPRELHLLTDQDLNQAKPIYGGWLCLAPEGTDFDNPMQRSRKWQRRFFVLYEHGCLRFALDESPSTLPQGTVNMNQCTDVVDAEPRTGQKNALCIVTPEQEYFIRGDNKEIINGWSEQLAVYPRTNKQNQKKKRKVEPATSQEPGPAKVAVTGAGIPDAEKTPDSSSIIWQEELQSREADAAHTWSSEIPPVGSPLPSTGEGSTVSSVNGDEVDRCGLSFHSPVSQAPVDPLSPTGSSSSRQSAETGGVPRCLSPAPSDPFPSGSSLLSNGSHISGSMSSLDSEASGSTVTSSDSHPPEPRALKRSRLRSPQTRERELVLSPERSGRSNVIEKLEALELEQQERMEVQESSSTEARQGRSQNRRFQRQEQKTDAAQALDFHPPLRRAKSLDRRTTESVMTPDLLNFKKGWMVKLDEEGQWKKYWFVLTDHSLRYYKDSIAEEASDLDGEIDLSTCYNVTEYQAQRNYGFQIYTQEAVHTLSAMTAGIRRNWIQAVMKNVRPATAPDVASLTDEHGSFEGVCRPDVTQDSPSSEASVERETGAKKSRARERRREGRSKTFDWAEFRPIAQALAQQRAQEAELTERSKRREERRRRYESVTGATFDPALMEQEGGVAQTEAPPLSAEWQQRVEDEIEQRWQQVEKTPIRDERRVPLGSAHSRDATDMEKLLEGYKRGVEELKAQLENCHQQLLDSNRHKQDLEGKLKMAVEREQQTRAGYISPLESPLSVETEPQMKRTELVSSQAQSLTKKYQETKELLQLQELKKRDMQAQLGLSLSHWPAKDPSLSDTQKHEVCPSKCTRRTLTLTLQDSEGTIRELEHLINTDDPLTLREFIKLVQLHSEHVCVVESPPGMEQSEHSRSVGAECQKLLESLKNQQEMESEAVRRSLEKAGDCIRDYEARLLTMEDMLGRAQQQKAEILLQSPSRVEEFSADMSSRDLSQQVGILANENVALNQRYQEIVNQLREADREIDRLKAEVYRLRHSKEDDEESADKRELCEKSHKLQEALIKLETLGSNLKDTEKRLQLKEATLRGLGFQVAESEAEDDLKCQLEILQCKLSEKEKMCEELQSQNPRQEDAVRLNQMLVEAQEEIAGLKRKLESRAGFSSESEFMEEEGASELKRKSESLMLVFGALVNGREAECDAFIVDEDHAGLMTERRILCRIVDGLQKDEQSVRQVVERMMEDNNMLIHANKLSDIQPGETMHDEDDADIMKSLSEAVQSKVALLNQTSLARTGDKLTLRSRSDYIREAITDITHMYQTLRLKKEFARAEMRTQQELAVTRIHIEGEPIDSLDKSIQLQDLMARHKKELRELKEVYETDVEKLKKELEKAGETLKMRSEENVREIDSLTVCMENLEKKHEAERRELQTRFSLQMEELWEAVGFEDKDWSSGSLKEQILKLVRRESELTQLMHQKDGDLRLRYEKDLEKLKATCERGFAAMEESHQKVIEELQKKHQRELEKLQEEKERLLEEETAATIAAIEAMKNAHRSELERELEKARKATSSTENADIEEIHKQHEEELVSYQREIEVLSEQYSQKCLENAHLAQALEAERQALRQCQRENQELNAHNQELNNRLAAEITKMRSMATEDGADTGGLIQGKELYELEVMLRVKESEVQYLKQEINSLKDELQTAQRDKKYATDKYKDIYTELSIVRAKAERDLGRLREQLQLAHNALGEPTLEDMERGGYDIMKSKSNPDILKMAAAAAKRSERTMRSKSVSRDVPCDS from the exons GAGCCGGGTCCGGCTAAGGTGGCGGTGACGGGCGCCGGCATCCCTGACGCAGAGAAAACTCCAGACTCCAGCTCCATCATCTGGCAGGAGGAGCTGCAGAGCAGAGAAGCAGACGCCGCTCACACCTGGAGCAGCGAGATTCCTCCTGTCGGCTCACCGCTGCCCTCTACAG gcgaGGGGTCGACGGTGAGCTCAGTGAATGGGGATGAGGTTGACCGCTGCGGACTTTCCTTCCACTCGCCGGTCTCTCAGGCTCCTGTAGACCCGCTGTCCCCGACAGGCAGCAGCTCCAGCAGGCAGAGTGCAGAGACGGGCGGGGTCCCTCGCTGCCTATCCCCGGCTCCCAGCGACCCCTTCCCCTCAGGCAGCAGCCTCCTGTCCAACGGCTCGCACATCAGCGGCTCTATGAGCTCTCTGGACTCGGAGGCTAGCGGCAGCACCGTCACGAGCAGCGACAGCCACCCGCCGGAGCCCCGCGCCCTCAAACGAAGCCGCCTACGGAGCCCACAGACCCGGGAGCGGGAGCTAGTGCTGAGCCCTGAGAGAAG CGGCCGCTCGAATGTGATTGAGAAGCTGGAGGCGCTGGAGCTGGAGCAGCAGGAGCGCATGGAGGTTCAGGAGTCCAGCAGCACTGAGGCCCGACAGGGGCGGAGTCAGAACAGGAGATTCCAGCGGCAG gagCAGAAGACGGACGCAGCACAGGCTCTAGACTTCCATCCTCCTCTAAGAAGAGCCAAATCTCTGGACCGCAGGACCACTGAGTCCGTCATGACC CCTGATCTGCTGAACTTTAAGAAAGGCTGGATGGTGAAGCTGGATGAAGAAGGACAG TGGAAGAAGTATTGGTTTGTGCTGACGGATCACAGTCTGCGATACTACAAGGACTCCATCGCTGAAGAG GCGTCAGATCTGGATGGAGAGATCGACCTCAGCACATGCTATAATGTTACAGAGTATCAGGCGCAGAGGAACTACGGCTTCCAGATTTAC ACTCAGGAGGCGGTGCACACACTCTCCGCCATGACTGCAGGAATCCGCCGTAACTGGATCCAGGCAGTGATGAAGAATGTCCGGCCAGCCACTGCTCCAGATGtagccag TCTGACGGATGAGCATGGGTCGTTTGAGGGTGTCTGTCGACCGGACGTGACGCAGGACTCTCCCTCCTCTGAGGCGTCTGTGGAGCGGGAAACAGGGGCCAAAAAAAGCCGTGCGCGGGAACGCAGGCGAGAGGGGCGGAGCAAAACTTTCGACTGGGCGGAGTTTCGTCCCATCGCTCAGGCATTGGCTCAGCAGAGAGCGCAGGAGGCGGAGCTTACAGAGCGCAGCAAGAGGAGAGAGGAGCGAAGGCGGAGGTATGAGAGCGTGACCGGAGCAACCTTTGATCCTGCACTGATGGAGCAAGAGGGGGGCGTGGCTCAGACTGAAGCTCCGCCCCTGTCGGCTGAATGGCAGCAGCGAGTGGAGGATGAGATCGAGCAACGCTGGCAGCAGGTGGAGAAAACACCAATCAGAGACGAGCGCAGGGTTCCGTTAGGCTCCGCCCACAGCAGAGACGCCACAGACATGGAGAAGCTGCTGGAGGGATACAAGAGAGGG GTGGAGGAGCTCAAGGCTCAGCTGGAGAACTGCCATCAGCAGCTTCTGGACTCCAATCGGCACAAGCAGGATCTGGAGGGAAAACTGAAGATGGCGGTGGAGCGCGAGCAGCAGACGCGAGCCGGGTACATCTCTCCG CTGGAGTCCCCTTTGAGTGTTGAGACAGAGCCGCAGATGAAGAGGACTGAACTGGTTAGTTCTCAAGCTCAGAGTTTAACAAAGAAGTACCAGGAAACCAAAGAGCTCCTGCAGCTGCAAGAACTGAAAAAGCGCGACATGCAGGCACAGCTTGGCCTTTCTCTCTCACACTGGCCCGCAAAGGACCCTTCGCTTTCTGACACCCAAAAACACGAGGTCTGTCCCTCGAAGTGCACTCGGCGAACGCTCACGCTTACTCTTCAGGATAGCGAGGGAACGATTCGAGAGCTTGAGCACTTAATAAACACTGACGATCCTTTAACGTTGAGGGAGTTTATAAAGCTCGTCCAGTTGCATAGTGAACATGTTTGCGTGGTAGAATCTCCTCCAGGGATGGAGCAAAGTGAACACAGCCGCTCAGTTGGAGCGGAGTGCCAGAAACTGCTGGAAAGCTTGAAGAACCAGCAGGAGATGGAGAGCGAAGCTGTCAGGAGAAGTTTGGAAAAGGCTGGAGATTGCATTCGAGACTATGAAGCGCGTTTGCTCACTATGGAGGACATGCTAGGACGAGCTCAGCAGCAAAAAGCGGAGATTCTCCTGCAGTCCCCATCGAGAGTAGAAGAGTTCAGCGCTGATATGAGCAGCAGAGATCTGTCGCAGCAGGTGGGGATTCTGGCCAATGAAAATGTAGCGTTGAATCAACGCTATCAGGAGATCGTGAACCAACTGAGAGAAGCAGATCGAGAGATAGACAGGCTGAAGGCGGAGGTGTATAGACTGCGACACAGTAAGGAAGACGATGAAGAGTCCGCAGATAAGAGAGAGCTCTGCGAAAAATCCCACAAGCTTCAAGAAGCTCTGATTAAATTAGAGACGCTTGGTAGTAATCTGAAAGACACTGAGAAAAGATTGCAGCTAAAAGAAGCCACTCTTCGTGGACTTGGATTTCAGGTGGCGGAAAGTGAAGCTGAAGACGATCTCAAGTGTCAGTTGGAGATCCTTCAATGCAAGCTTTCTGAGAAAGAGAAGATGTGCGAAGAACTCCAGTCGCAGAATCCAAGACAAGAGGACGCGGTGAGGCTCAATCAGATGCTTGTAGAAGCTCAGGAGGAGATCGCAGGGTTGAAACGGAAGCTAGAAAGTCGAGCAGGGTTCAGTAGCGAAAGTGAGTTTATGGAAGAGGAAGGTGCGAGTGAGTTAAAGAGAAAGTCAGAGTCTCTAATGCTTGTGTTTGGTGCGTTAGTAAACGGCAGGGAGGCAGAATGCGATGCGTTTATTGTGGATGAGGATCACGCAGGATTGATGACGGAGAGAAGGATCTTATGCAGGATTGTAGACGGTCTGCAGAAAGACGAGCAATCTGTGAGGCAAGTGGTAGAGCGAATGATGGAGGATAATAACATGCTGATTCATGCAAACAAGCTCTCCGACATTCAACCAGGAGAGACGATGCATGATGAAGATGACGCAGACATCATGAAGAGTCTCTCTGAAGCGGTTCAGAGCAAAGTGGCGTTATTAAATCAGACTTCTTTAGCGAGAACGGGTGACAAACTCACTTTGAGAAGCAGATCTGACTACATACGTGAAGCAATCACAGACATAACACACATGTACCAAACGCTCAGGCTGAAGAAAGAGTTTGCACGTGCTGAAATGAGGACGCAACAGGAATTAGCAGTGACGCGCATTCATATCGAAGGAGAGCCGatcgactctttggataaaagcattcaGCTGCAGGATCTGATGGCGAGACATAAGAAGGAGCTTCGAGAGCTGAAGGAGGTTTACGAGACGGATGTGGAAAAGCTTAAAAAGGAGTTGGAGAAAGCCGGAGAAACCCTGAAGATGAGATCTGAAGAGAACGTCCGAGAGATCGACTCGCTGACCGTGTGCATGGAGAACCTGGAGAAAAAGCACGAAGCCGAAAGGCGAGAATTACAGACACGCTTCAGCCTGCAAATGGAGGAGCTCTGGGAAGCTGTCGGGTTTGAGGATAAAGATTGGAGTTCGGGATCCCTCAAAGAGCAAATCCTGAAGCTGGTGCGCCGAGAGTCTGAACTGACCCAGCTAATGCATCAGAAAGATGGAGACCTGCGTCTGAGATACGAGAAAGATCTGGAAAAGCTAAAG GCCACATGTGAGCGAGGTTTCGCCGCTATGGAGGAGTCGCACCAGAAGGTGATCGAGGAGCTGCAGAAGAAACACCAGAGAGAGCTGGAGAAGCTGCAGGAGGAGAAGGAGAGACTGCTGGAGGAGGAGACGGCTGCTACCATCGCCG CTATCGAGGCGATGAAGAACGCACACCGGTCAGAGCTGGAGCGAGAGCTGGAGAAAGCACGCAAAGCCACCAGCAGCACAGAGAACGCAGACATCGAGGAGATCCACAAACAGCACGA ggagGAGCTGGTGTCGTATCAGCGGGAGATCGAGGTGCTGTCAGAGCAGTATTCACAGAAGTGTCTGGAGAACGCTCATCTGGCTCAGGCGCTGGAGGCCGAGCGGCAGGCGCTCAGACAGTGCCAGAGGGAGAACCAGGAGCTCAATGCACACAACCAg gAGCTCAACAATCGTCTGGCTGCAGAGATCACCAAGATGCGCTCGATGGCGACTGAAGACGGAGCTGACACTGGAGGACTGATTCAAGGGAAGGAGCTGTACGAGCTGgag GTGATGCTGAGGGTGAAGGAGTCAGAAGTGCAGTATCTGAAGCAGGAGATCAACTCTCTGAAAGATGAGCTCCAGACGGCACAAAGA GATAAGAAATATGCAACAGATAAATACAAGGACATCTACACTGAGCTGAGCATCGTGCGGGCCAAAGCGGAGCGGGATCTGGGCCGCCTGCGGGAGCAGCTGCAGCTGGCCCACAATGCACTGGGGGAGCCGACGCTGGAGGACATGGAGCGCGGAGGATACG ATATCATGAAGTCCAAGAGCAACCCGGATATATTAAAGATGGCGGCAGCAGCGGCAAAACGCTCCGAGAGGACAATGAGGTCAAAG TCTGTGAGTCGTGATGTGCCCTGCGACAGCTAA